The following proteins are encoded in a genomic region of Rattus rattus isolate New Zealand chromosome 2, Rrattus_CSIRO_v1, whole genome shotgun sequence:
- the Acp7 gene encoding acid phosphatase type 7 has translation MSPFLGGWLFCLLLLFSLGVQGNPEYPRATPEQVHLSYPGEPGTMTVTWTTWAPARSEVQFGTQLSGPLPLRAHGTSSAFVDGGVLRRKLYIHRVTLRKLLPGAHYVYRCGSSQGWSRRFRFTALKNGVHWSPRLAVFGDMGADNPKALPRLRRDTQQGMFDAVLHVGDFAYNMDQDNARVGDRFMRLIEPVAASLPYMTCPGNHEQRYNFSNYKARFSMPGDNEGLWYSWDLGPAHIISFSTEVYFFLHYGRHLVEKQFRWLERDLQKANKNRVARPWIITMGHRPMYCSNADLDDCTRHESRVRKGLQGKLFGLEDLFHKYGVDLEFWAHEHSYERLWPIYNYQVFNGSLERPYTNPRGPVHIITGSAGCEELLTPFVRKARPWSAVRVKEYGYTRMHILNGTHLHIQQVSDDQDGKIVDDVWVVRPLLGRMMYH, from the exons GTGAGCCAGGCACCATGACTGTGACCTGGACCACGTGGGCTCCAGCCCGGTCTGAGGTGCAGTTCGGCACGCAGCTGTCTGGTCCTCTCCCATTGCGTGCCCATGGCACCTCCAGCGCCTTCGTGGATGGAGGAGTTCTGCGGCGCAAGCTCTACATCCACCGTGTGACGCTGCGGAAGCTGTTGCCAGGGGCCCACTACG tGTACCGTTGTGGCAGCTCTCAGGGCTGGAGCCGGCGATTTCGCTTCACGGCCTTGAAGAATGGAGTCCACTGGAGTCCGCGCCTGGCTGTGTTTGGGGACATGGGGGCTGATAACCCGAAGGCCCTGCCCAGGCTGCGGAGGGACACCCAGCAGGGCATGTTTGATGCAGTGCTCCATGTGG GAGACTTTGCCTACAACATGGACCAGGACAATGCTCGCGTTGGAGACAGATTCATGAGGCTCATTGAACCTGTTGCTGCCAGCCTGCCGTACATGACGTGCCCTGGGAATCATGAACAGCGCTA CAATTTCTCTAACTACAAGGCTCGCTTTAGCATGCCAGGGGACAATGAAGGCTTGTGGTACAG CTGGGACCTGGGTCCCGCCCATATCATCTCGTTCTCCACTGAGGTCTATTTCTTTCTCCACTATGGCCGTCACCTGGTTGAAAAGCAATTCCGTTGGCTGGAGCGTGACCTCCAG AAAGCCAATAAGAATCGGGTGGCCCGGCCGTGGATCATCACGATGGGTCATCGGCCTATGTACTGTTCCAACGCGGATCTGGATGACTGCACGCGGCACGAAAGCAGG GTCCGCAAAGGCCTCCAAGGCAAGTTGTTTGGGCTAGAGGACCTTTTCCATAAATACG gCGTGGATCTGGAGTTCTGGGCTCATGAACACTCCTACGAACGACTATGGCCGATTTATAACTACCAG GTATTTAATGGCAGCCTGGAGAGGCCCTACACCAACCCTCGAGGCCCAGTTCACATCATCACAGGATCTGCG ggTTGTGAAGAGCTGTTGACTCCCTTTGTCAGGAAAGCCAGACCGTGGAGCGCCGTGCGTGTGAAGGAGTACGGCTACACAAGGATGCACATCCTTAATGGCACCCACCTGCACATCCAGCAAGTGTCTGATGACCAG gaTGGGAAGATTGTGGATGACGTCTGGGTGGTTAGACCTTTGCTTGGCCGGATGATGTACCACTAA